Proteins from a single region of bacterium:
- the porA gene encoding pyruvate ferredoxin oxidoreductase: protein MPKGKVAGLTGNEAMAEAMRQIAPDVVAAYPITPSTQVVENFSQFVADGKVPTNFVTTESEHSAMSACIGAAAAGGRVMTATSSAGLALMWEMLYVASGLRLPIVMATVNRALSAPLNIHGDHSDSMGARDSGWIQLYGENAQEAYDNALMAFGIAEDPAVRLPVMCCYDGFTISHAIERVELLADDAAKKFVGAYKPLLPMLDIKHPVTYGAVDLQDYYTEHKRQQVEGMAGARGAILREAERYAKLTGRSYGHFATHRLEDAEVGVLSLSSSAGTMREVIDELREQGIRAGGLKLRVFRPFPAAELAAALGHLKVLAVLDRADSFGAFGGPVFHEVRSALYDAPQRPRVVNYIYGLGGRDLSLEEGRQLLRRVKTIADTGKVDSQYDYLQVRA, encoded by the coding sequence ATGCCGAAGGGTAAGGTCGCCGGCCTCACCGGCAACGAGGCGATGGCGGAGGCGATGCGCCAGATCGCCCCGGACGTCGTCGCCGCCTATCCGATCACCCCCTCGACGCAGGTGGTCGAGAACTTCTCGCAGTTCGTCGCCGACGGCAAGGTGCCGACGAACTTCGTCACCACCGAGAGCGAGCACTCGGCGATGTCCGCGTGCATTGGCGCGGCGGCCGCCGGCGGGCGTGTCATGACCGCGACGTCGTCCGCGGGCCTCGCCCTGATGTGGGAGATGCTCTACGTCGCCTCGGGGCTGCGCCTGCCGATCGTGATGGCGACGGTCAACCGCGCGCTCTCGGCGCCGCTGAACATCCACGGCGACCACTCCGACTCCATGGGCGCGCGCGATTCCGGCTGGATCCAGCTCTACGGCGAGAACGCGCAGGAGGCCTACGACAACGCGCTCATGGCCTTCGGCATCGCCGAGGACCCGGCGGTGCGCCTGCCGGTGATGTGCTGCTACGACGGCTTCACCATCAGCCACGCGATCGAGCGCGTCGAGCTGCTCGCGGACGACGCGGCGAAGAAGTTCGTCGGCGCCTACAAGCCGCTGCTCCCGATGCTCGACATCAAGCACCCGGTGACCTACGGCGCGGTCGACCTGCAGGACTACTACACCGAGCACAAGCGCCAGCAGGTCGAAGGCATGGCCGGCGCGCGCGGGGCCATCCTGCGCGAGGCCGAGCGCTACGCGAAGCTCACCGGGCGCTCCTACGGGCACTTCGCCACGCACCGGCTCGAGGACGCGGAGGTCGGCGTGCTCTCGCTGAGCTCGTCGGCGGGCACGATGCGCGAGGTCATCGACGAGCTGCGCGAGCAGGGCATCAGGGCCGGCGGGCTCAAGCTGCGGGTGTTCCGGCCGTTCCCGGCGGCCGAGCTGGCGGCGGCGCTCGGGCACCTCAAGGTGCTCGCGGTGCTCGACCGCGCGGACTCCTTCGGGGCCTTCGGCGGGCCGGTCTTCCACGAGGTGCGCTCCGCGCTCTACGACGCGCCGCAGCGCCCCCGCGTGGTGAACTACATCTACGGCCTCGGCGGCCGCGACCTGAGCCTGGAGGAGGGGCGCCAGCTGCTGCGGCGCGTCAAGACGATCGCCGACACGGGGAAGGTCGACAGCCAGTACGACTACCTCCAGGTCCGGGCGTAG
- a CDS encoding YbaB/EbfC family nucleoid-associated protein, with protein sequence MNQMQQMMRQAQKMQAQILKVQEEMAEHREEAAAGGVVTVGASGKGEITDVRIDPQALRPEDAEMLQDLFVVASNEALRKAREAVEHAMKKVTGGAGLPGLF encoded by the coding sequence GTGAATCAGATGCAGCAGATGATGCGCCAGGCCCAGAAGATGCAGGCCCAGATCCTCAAGGTCCAGGAGGAGATGGCGGAGCACCGCGAGGAGGCCGCCGCCGGCGGCGTGGTCACCGTCGGCGCCAGCGGCAAGGGCGAGATCACGGACGTGCGGATCGACCCCCAGGCGCTGCGCCCCGAGGACGCCGAGATGCTCCAGGACCTCTTCGTGGTCGCGTCCAACGAGGCGCTGCGCAAGGCGCGCGAGGCGGTGGAGCACGCGATGAAGAAGGTGACCGGCGGCGCCGGCCTCCCGGGGCTCTTCTAG
- a CDS encoding 2-oxoacid:acceptor oxidoreductase family protein yields MQGITEIRWHGRAGQGTVSAAKILADTAMAAGDFVQAFPEYGPEREGAPLRAYNRIAKRRFSIYCEIEHPGVIVVMDPTLLDTVNVTDGATPETVFLVNSPKCVADLKVAHPQLAPYQVWTVDATNISLGALGKSFPNTPTLGAVAKVTGVIGLDALLACVKGILGKKLSAEVIEKNLSIVRRGFEEVQS; encoded by the coding sequence ATGCAGGGCATTACTGAGATTCGCTGGCACGGGCGGGCCGGCCAGGGGACGGTCTCCGCGGCGAAGATCCTCGCCGACACCGCGATGGCGGCGGGGGACTTCGTCCAGGCCTTCCCGGAGTACGGGCCGGAGCGCGAGGGCGCGCCGCTGCGCGCCTACAACCGCATCGCCAAGCGGCGGTTCTCCATCTACTGCGAGATCGAACACCCCGGGGTCATCGTCGTCATGGACCCGACGCTGCTCGACACCGTGAACGTCACCGACGGCGCAACGCCGGAGACGGTCTTCCTCGTCAACAGCCCCAAGTGCGTCGCCGACCTCAAGGTCGCCCACCCCCAGCTGGCGCCCTACCAGGTCTGGACCGTCGACGCCACGAACATCTCGCTCGGCGCGCTCGGCAAGAGCTTCCCGAACACGCCGACCCTCGGCGCCGTCGCCAAGGTCACGGGCGTCATCGGACTGGACGCGCTGCTCGCGTGCGTCAAGGGCATCCTCGGCAAGAAGCTCTCGGCCGAGGTCATCGAGAAGAACCTGAGCATCGTGCGCCGCGGGTTCGAGGAGGTCCAGAGCTAG
- a CDS encoding GTPase domain-containing protein — MSFINYASREINCKLVYYGPGLCGKTTNLQYIYQKTNPDIRGKMISLATETERTLFFDFLPLALGSIRGFKVRFHLYTVPGQVFYDASRKLILKGVDGVIFVADSQLERMEANVESVENLRLNLQEQGYDLDKLPYVIQYNKRDLANVAPLHEMRELINPNGVPDYEAVAPVGTGVFDTLKAVARLVLIELKRGQGG; from the coding sequence GTGTCATTCATCAACTACGCCTCGCGCGAGATCAACTGCAAGCTCGTCTACTACGGCCCGGGGCTCTGCGGCAAGACGACGAACCTGCAGTACATCTACCAGAAGACCAACCCCGACATCCGCGGCAAGATGATCTCGCTGGCCACCGAGACCGAGCGCACGCTCTTCTTCGACTTCCTGCCGCTGGCGCTCGGGAGCATCCGCGGCTTCAAGGTGCGCTTTCACCTCTACACGGTGCCGGGGCAGGTCTTCTACGACGCCTCGCGCAAGCTGATCCTCAAGGGGGTCGACGGCGTGATCTTCGTCGCCGACTCGCAGCTCGAGCGCATGGAGGCCAACGTCGAGAGCGTGGAGAACCTGCGGCTGAACCTCCAGGAGCAGGGGTACGACCTCGACAAGCTGCCCTACGTGATCCAGTACAACAAGCGGGACCTGGCGAACGTCGCGCCGCTCCACGAGATGCGCGAGCTGATCAACCCGAACGGGGTGCCGGACTACGAGGCGGTCGCGCCGGTCGGCACGGGAGTCTTCGACACGCTCAAGGCGGTCGCGCGGCTGGTCCTCATCGAACTCAAGCGCGGCCAGGGCGGCTAG
- a CDS encoding 4Fe-4S dicluster domain-containing protein produces the protein MAEKKKGWKELPLGGAIPGGGTSHAYVTGGWRTFRPVLDRKKCTNCMICWVFCPDSSVIFKDGKHQGFDLAHCKGCGICAEECPKKIQAITMVEETEFKNEGVCHAEG, from the coding sequence ATGGCCGAGAAGAAGAAGGGTTGGAAGGAGCTGCCGCTCGGCGGCGCCATCCCCGGCGGGGGCACCTCGCACGCCTACGTCACCGGGGGCTGGCGCACGTTCCGCCCGGTGCTCGACAGGAAGAAGTGCACCAACTGCATGATCTGCTGGGTCTTCTGCCCGGACTCGTCCGTCATCTTCAAGGACGGCAAGCACCAGGGGTTCGACCTGGCCCACTGCAAGGGCTGCGGCATCTGCGCCGAGGAGTGCCCGAAGAAGATCCAGGCGATCACGATGGTCGAGGAGACCGAGTTCAAGAACGAGGGGGTCTGTCATGCCGAAGGGTAA
- a CDS encoding Rne/Rng family ribonuclease, with protein sequence MSNRIMLINGRHAEQLRVAVVEGGVLQLYDVEGAETPLKRGNIYRGVITNVERSLNAAFVDFGDAKNGFLTRHDVIPEAFHRGGGDAGHRPIDEVLKKGQPIVVQVTRDPEGGKGAALTTNVSIAGRFLVYFPYDPQRGVSRKVEDEALRRKLREKAKDLDLEESEGFIVRTNAADQTKADLKADLQALKRLWKAVVDDAEQGRGPKLLYDDQDLLFHSLRDNLDTKIEEVLIDDEQLLAKAERYVQAAMPRAKVALRLHAERAPLFARFNLEAQIESIYRRTVGLPGGGAIVIDHAEALTAIDVNSGSSKAGKNQGDTAYATNLEAAAEVGRQLRLRDIGGLVVVDFIDMRTRSHRHEVEKVLREAMKQDRARHQIGRIGENGLVEINRQRIRSALQMRTRRVCPTCEGVGRVISPELLSLNLVRRIEARAAAGRLARAKVALHPKVADYVQNNRRRELADLENAYRIVVEIVGDAGAELSMERYEWFDLPAWEMPEAPEQRAQDDGGEPEPAATGDLAGAEPVEAPAAQAVPAPVTAAAPPPREGAREHRDGEGGGKRSRRKRRRRGRRGDGGGAPAPSFPGRVQAPAASIGSVVETIGNRVPEDEPLVEINGNRVPEDELPVDIDGNRVPRAAGAPTHGSQPRATEDGSASSRRRRRRRRRSRGEGAAGTGAAASVSPQSLAEPVAVRQDEVAMAPAAPRPAPQLTVPEPAPTSSAAPAPDTGGEAGAPSVPAEGSPGKKARRKTGSKTAAAPRKKTKAAPKKAASRKGPAEEAPPESRD encoded by the coding sequence ATGAGCAACCGCATCATGCTGATCAACGGGCGCCACGCGGAGCAGCTGCGCGTCGCCGTCGTGGAGGGGGGAGTCCTCCAGCTCTACGACGTCGAGGGCGCCGAGACCCCGCTGAAGCGCGGCAACATCTACCGCGGCGTGATCACCAACGTCGAGCGCAGCCTCAATGCCGCCTTCGTCGACTTCGGCGACGCGAAGAACGGCTTCCTCACCCGCCACGACGTCATCCCGGAGGCGTTCCACCGCGGCGGGGGCGACGCCGGGCACCGGCCGATCGACGAGGTGCTCAAGAAGGGGCAGCCCATCGTGGTGCAGGTCACGCGCGACCCCGAGGGCGGCAAGGGCGCGGCGCTCACGACCAACGTCAGCATCGCCGGCCGCTTCCTCGTCTACTTCCCGTACGACCCGCAGCGCGGCGTCTCGCGCAAGGTCGAGGACGAGGCGCTGCGCCGCAAGCTGCGCGAGAAGGCGAAGGACCTCGACCTGGAGGAGAGCGAGGGCTTCATCGTCCGCACCAACGCCGCCGACCAGACCAAGGCCGACCTCAAGGCGGACCTGCAGGCCCTCAAGCGGCTCTGGAAGGCCGTGGTCGACGACGCGGAGCAGGGCCGCGGCCCGAAGCTGCTCTACGACGACCAGGACCTGCTGTTCCACTCGCTGCGCGACAACCTCGACACGAAGATCGAGGAGGTGCTGATCGACGACGAGCAGCTCCTCGCCAAGGCGGAGCGGTACGTCCAGGCGGCGATGCCGCGCGCGAAGGTCGCCCTCCGGCTGCACGCCGAGCGCGCGCCGCTCTTCGCGCGCTTCAACCTCGAGGCCCAGATCGAGTCGATCTACCGGCGCACCGTCGGTTTGCCCGGCGGCGGCGCGATCGTCATCGACCACGCCGAGGCGCTGACCGCCATCGACGTCAACTCCGGGTCGTCGAAGGCCGGGAAGAACCAGGGCGACACGGCCTACGCCACGAACCTCGAGGCGGCGGCCGAGGTCGGGCGGCAGCTGCGCCTCCGCGACATCGGCGGCCTGGTGGTCGTGGACTTCATCGACATGCGCACGCGCTCGCACCGCCACGAGGTGGAGAAGGTGCTGCGCGAGGCGATGAAGCAGGACCGCGCTCGCCACCAGATCGGGCGCATCGGCGAGAACGGGCTGGTGGAGATCAACCGCCAGCGCATCAGGAGCGCCCTGCAGATGCGCACCCGCCGGGTCTGCCCGACCTGCGAGGGTGTCGGCCGCGTCATCAGCCCCGAGCTGCTGAGCCTGAACCTGGTGCGCCGCATCGAGGCGCGGGCGGCGGCCGGGAGGCTGGCGCGGGCGAAGGTGGCGCTGCACCCGAAGGTCGCCGACTACGTGCAGAACAACCGCCGGCGCGAGCTCGCCGACCTCGAGAACGCGTACCGCATCGTGGTGGAGATCGTTGGCGACGCGGGCGCGGAGCTCTCGATGGAGCGCTACGAGTGGTTCGATCTCCCCGCGTGGGAGATGCCCGAGGCGCCGGAGCAGCGCGCGCAAGACGATGGCGGGGAGCCCGAGCCGGCCGCGACGGGGGATCTCGCCGGCGCGGAGCCGGTCGAGGCGCCCGCGGCGCAGGCCGTGCCGGCGCCCGTGACTGCGGCGGCGCCGCCGCCGCGCGAGGGCGCGCGGGAACACCGGGATGGAGAAGGCGGCGGCAAGCGCTCCCGTCGCAAGCGGCGGCGGCGCGGCCGGCGCGGTGATGGCGGCGGGGCCCCGGCGCCATCCTTCCCGGGACGGGTGCAGGCCCCGGCGGCGTCGATCGGCTCGGTGGTCGAGACCATCGGGAACAGGGTTCCCGAGGACGAGCCGCTGGTCGAGATCAACGGGAACAGGGTCCCCGAGGACGAACTGCCGGTCGACATCGACGGGAACAGGGTGCCTCGGGCCGCGGGGGCGCCCACGCACGGGAGCCAGCCCCGCGCGACGGAAGACGGCTCCGCGTCCTCCCGGCGGCGCCGACGGCGGCGGCGCCGGTCACGGGGCGAGGGAGCGGCCGGGACGGGAGCGGCGGCGTCGGTCTCGCCGCAGTCCCTTGCAGAGCCCGTGGCGGTTCGCCAGGACGAGGTCGCGATGGCGCCCGCCGCGCCGCGGCCGGCCCCGCAATTGACCGTGCCCGAGCCGGCACCAACCTCCTCGGCCGCCCCGGCCCCGGACACCGGGGGCGAAGCCGGAGCGCCGTCCGTTCCCGCGGAAGGATCGCCCGGGAAGAAGGCGCGGAGGAAGACCGGATCGAAGACGGCCGCAGCGCCGCGGAAGAAGACCAAGGCCGCTCCGAAGAAGGCGGCCTCCAGGAAGGGTCCGGCGGAAGAAGCGCCCCCGGAGAGCCGGGACTGA
- a CDS encoding roadblock/LC7 domain-containing protein: MNANTDLILYEEEFQQIVAEVERLCRDANAKVVFLVDKNGQLIASSGNAGGMDTTSLASLTAGNIAATGGLAKLLGEKEFSILFHEGEKDNMHISLVGDRVILVVIFDSRTSLGLVRLRVKRTSEALTRIFETIVRKSEAEKSAPGAAGVEAASAFAEITEDDIDNLFR; the protein is encoded by the coding sequence GTGAACGCCAACACGGACCTGATCCTCTACGAGGAGGAGTTCCAGCAGATCGTCGCCGAGGTCGAGCGGCTCTGCCGGGACGCCAACGCCAAGGTCGTCTTCCTCGTCGACAAGAACGGCCAGCTCATCGCCTCCTCCGGCAACGCCGGGGGCATGGACACCACGTCGCTGGCCTCGCTGACGGCCGGCAACATCGCGGCCACGGGGGGGCTGGCCAAGCTCCTCGGCGAGAAGGAGTTCTCCATCCTCTTCCACGAGGGCGAGAAGGACAACATGCACATCTCGCTCGTCGGCGACCGCGTGATCCTCGTCGTGATCTTCGACTCGCGCACCTCGCTCGGGCTCGTGCGCCTGCGCGTCAAGCGGACCTCCGAGGCGCTGACGCGGATCTTCGAGACGATCGTGAGGAAGTCCGAGGCCGAGAAGTCGGCCCCCGGGGCGGCCGGTGTCGAGGCGGCCTCGGCGTTCGCCGAGATCACCGAGGACGACATCGACAACCTGTTCCGGTAA
- the recR gene encoding recombination mediator RecR, translating into MGSTRSTDRLAAELARLPGVGRRTAQTMVQEILKMPQEEAVRLARLIVEVRKKTRACATCFTLAEEERCPICADPGRDRAVICVVEEAHDLAAIEKARAYRGLYHVLGGVLSPLEGIGPDELRVRELLGRVRAGGVREVLIATNPTLEGEATALYLGKQLKGLGAAVTRLARGVPVGGELEYLDEMTLAKAIENRREV; encoded by the coding sequence ATGGGATCCACGCGGAGCACCGATCGCCTCGCCGCGGAGCTGGCGCGCCTGCCGGGCGTGGGGCGGCGCACCGCGCAGACCATGGTCCAGGAGATCCTCAAGATGCCGCAGGAGGAGGCGGTGCGCCTCGCGCGGCTGATCGTCGAGGTCCGGAAGAAGACGCGCGCCTGCGCCACCTGCTTCACGCTCGCGGAGGAGGAGCGCTGCCCGATCTGCGCCGACCCGGGGCGCGACCGCGCGGTGATCTGCGTCGTCGAGGAGGCGCACGACCTGGCCGCGATCGAGAAGGCGCGCGCCTACCGCGGGCTCTACCACGTGCTCGGCGGCGTGCTCTCGCCGCTCGAGGGGATCGGCCCCGACGAGCTGCGCGTGCGCGAGCTGCTCGGCCGGGTCCGCGCGGGCGGGGTGCGGGAGGTGCTGATCGCGACCAACCCGACCCTCGAGGGCGAGGCCACCGCGCTCTACCTCGGCAAGCAGCTCAAGGGCCTCGGCGCCGCGGTGACGCGCCTCGCCCGGGGCGTTCCCGTCGGCGGCGAGTTGGAGTATCTTGACGAAATGACTCTGGCTAAGGCAATCGAGAACCGGCGCGAGGTCTAG
- a CDS encoding thiamine pyrophosphate-dependent enzyme: MTTATTTPLSLKELSKKPEQLAGGHRLCAGCMHSVIVRQVLMAAEQPVLASCATGCLEVATSIHPYSAWRIPWIHSAFENAAATASGMEAMFVSLKKQGKLPADADYRFIAFGGDGGTYDIGLQSLSGALERGHRMLYVCCDNGAYMNTGIQRSSATPLGASTTTSPAGKVLPGKLQWRKDLARIVAAHNIPYVAQASPHNWLDLMKKVRKALAADGPSFINVLSTCHRGWRSKPSQAVAILRPAVDSCYWPLFEIEDGKLTITYKPKAKVPVTEWLKLQGRFAHLFKPAPNEAMLTAFQERVDFEWERLLRQESCGL, from the coding sequence ATGACGACGGCAACCACCACCCCGCTGAGCCTCAAGGAACTCTCGAAGAAGCCCGAGCAGCTCGCCGGCGGCCACCGCCTCTGCGCCGGCTGCATGCACTCGGTGATCGTGCGCCAGGTGCTCATGGCGGCCGAGCAGCCGGTGCTCGCCTCCTGCGCGACCGGCTGCCTCGAGGTCGCGACCTCGATCCACCCCTACAGCGCCTGGCGCATTCCCTGGATCCACAGCGCCTTCGAGAACGCCGCGGCCACCGCCTCGGGCATGGAGGCGATGTTCGTCTCCCTCAAGAAGCAGGGCAAGCTCCCGGCGGACGCCGACTACCGCTTCATCGCCTTCGGCGGCGACGGCGGCACGTATGACATCGGGCTGCAGTCGCTCTCGGGGGCGCTCGAGCGCGGCCACCGCATGCTTTACGTCTGCTGCGACAACGGCGCCTACATGAACACCGGCATCCAGCGCTCGAGCGCGACGCCGCTCGGCGCCTCGACCACGACGTCGCCGGCCGGCAAGGTGCTGCCCGGGAAGCTGCAGTGGCGCAAGGACCTCGCGCGCATCGTCGCGGCGCACAACATCCCCTACGTGGCGCAGGCCTCGCCGCACAACTGGCTGGACCTGATGAAGAAGGTGCGCAAGGCGCTCGCGGCCGACGGGCCGAGCTTCATCAACGTGCTCTCGACCTGCCACCGCGGCTGGCGCAGCAAGCCCTCGCAGGCGGTCGCGATCCTGCGCCCGGCGGTGGACAGCTGCTACTGGCCGCTCTTCGAGATCGAGGACGGGAAGCTGACGATCACCTACAAGCCCAAGGCGAAGGTCCCGGTGACCGAGTGGCTCAAGCTGCAGGGGCGCTTCGCGCACCTGTTCAAGCCGGCGCCGAACGAGGCCATGCTCACGGCCTTCCAGGAGCGCGTCGACTTCGAGTGGGAGCGGCTCCTCAGGCAGGAGTCCTGCGGGTTGTAG
- a CDS encoding zinc metalloprotease — protein MLSFLAVGALASGIAWAMPAAVEASQGEAAAACEAREAFEGTLPWTFRGVTYPSQRYFVENFKCGAHKYKFAKQTQEEKDIAAGKRPGGGGGATITGGTVNVYFHVIRDGAGGGDVPDSRIADQIAVMNAAYTSTGWKFVLAAVDRTDNDAWYTLGPNTPEERAAKVALRQGSAGDLNLYAAKIGGGLLGWSTFPSSYAVDPYDDGVVVLNASLPGGGAAPYNLGDTAVHEIGHWMGLYHTFQGGCSKTNDVIGDTPAEKSAAFGCPYGRDTCRMAGEDPIFNFMDYTDDSCMVEFTAGQDSRMDLQYELYRLGR, from the coding sequence ATGTTGTCGTTTCTGGCGGTGGGGGCGCTGGCGTCGGGAATCGCCTGGGCGATGCCGGCAGCGGTGGAGGCGAGCCAGGGAGAAGCGGCCGCGGCCTGCGAGGCCCGCGAGGCTTTCGAGGGAACGCTGCCCTGGACATTCCGCGGGGTCACCTATCCGAGCCAGCGCTACTTCGTCGAGAACTTCAAGTGCGGCGCCCACAAGTACAAGTTCGCGAAGCAGACCCAGGAGGAGAAGGACATCGCCGCCGGGAAGCGGCCCGGCGGGGGCGGCGGGGCGACGATCACGGGCGGCACGGTCAACGTCTACTTCCACGTCATCAGAGACGGCGCCGGCGGCGGCGATGTCCCGGACAGCCGGATAGCCGACCAGATCGCCGTGATGAACGCCGCGTATACCTCCACAGGCTGGAAGTTTGTCCTGGCCGCGGTCGACCGCACCGACAACGACGCCTGGTACACGCTGGGCCCGAACACGCCGGAGGAGCGGGCGGCGAAGGTCGCGCTGCGGCAGGGCTCGGCGGGGGACCTCAACCTCTACGCCGCGAAAATCGGCGGGGGGCTCCTGGGCTGGTCGACCTTCCCCTCGAGCTACGCCGTCGACCCGTACGACGACGGCGTGGTGGTCCTCAACGCCAGCCTGCCCGGCGGCGGGGCGGCGCCGTACAACCTGGGCGACACGGCCGTCCACGAGATCGGCCACTGGATGGGGCTCTACCACACGTTCCAGGGCGGCTGCTCGAAGACCAACGACGTGATCGGCGACACGCCGGCCGAGAAGAGCGCCGCGTTCGGCTGCCCGTACGGGAGGGACACCTGCCGGATGGCGGGGGAGGACCCGATCTTCAACTTCATGGACTACACCGACGACTCCTGCATGGTCGAGTTCACGGCAGGCCAGGACTCGCGGATGGACCTGCAGTACGAGCTCTATCGCCTGGGCAGGTAG